In a genomic window of Aerosakkonema funiforme FACHB-1375:
- a CDS encoding DUF4351 domain-containing protein — MSYDNACKYLAERFPADFTRWLLGTETARIRVLKTELDLEPIRADSVSFLRVGDRILHLEFETDPYSKPPIPFRMLDYSVRLKRKYDRDVEQFVIFLQQSSNEIVFTTEYRDRTTVHQYNVIRLWEQDPAIFLDNPGLLPLAVLTKSDSPRTLLERVAERLDRIENTQRRQGVAACTGILAGLRLEANLIRSILRVDIMRQSAFYQDIIQEGRQDEALLFVTRLLQRKFGEIDVVIQEKIRSLSVEELENLGEDLLEFSAVADLEAWLG; from the coding sequence ATGAGTTACGATAACGCTTGTAAGTATTTAGCAGAACGTTTTCCGGCTGATTTTACCCGGTGGCTTTTAGGAACGGAAACCGCTAGAATTAGAGTATTGAAAACAGAACTAGATCTAGAACCAATTCGGGCAGATTCGGTTAGCTTTTTGCGAGTTGGCGATCGAATTTTGCATTTAGAATTTGAAACCGATCCCTATTCCAAACCGCCGATTCCTTTCCGAATGTTAGATTATTCAGTCAGGTTAAAGCGGAAATACGATCGGGATGTAGAACAATTTGTCATCTTTTTGCAGCAAAGTTCTAACGAAATAGTTTTCACCACCGAATATAGGGATAGAACCACAGTCCACCAGTATAACGTAATTCGTTTGTGGGAACAAGACCCTGCCATATTTTTAGATAATCCTGGTTTGTTACCTTTGGCGGTATTGACGAAGAGTGATTCGCCCCGAACTTTGTTGGAACGAGTTGCCGAAAGACTTGATAGAATAGAAAACACACAACGACGACAAGGAGTCGCTGCTTGTACTGGAATTTTAGCTGGTTTACGCCTTGAAGCAAATTTAATCCGTTCCATTTTGAGGGTTGATATTATGCGACAATCTGCTTTTTATCAAGATATTATCCAAGAAGGAAGACAAGACGAAGCACTGTTATTTGTTACCCGCCTATTACAGCGCAAATTTGGGGAAATTGATGTTGTAATTCAAGAAAAAATCCGCAGTTTATCTGTCGAAGAATTAGAAAATTTGGGAGAAGATTTATTAGAGTTTTCCGCAGTCGCAGATTTAGAGGCGTGGTTGGGATAA